TTACCTGCAAAACTTTACCACTGTAACAGCAGCTAATGCTTACCAGGGCGTGCCGGGCATCAACCCATCTAACCTGGCCAACCCATACCTCACCTGGGAAACTACGCGTAAAACCAATTTCGGGGCCGAAATACAGTTTTTAAACGGGCGCATAGGTATTGATGGTAACTATTTTATAAACAAAACAATCAATATCCTTTCATCGGTACCATTATCATCAACAACAGGCTTTACTGCTATAAACCAAAATTTGAATGCCAGGGTACAGAATAAAGGGTTTGATATTACTTTAAATACCGTAAACGTACGCTCAAATAGTTTTACCTGGACAACAACTTTTATTTTTAGCAGGCAGCGTAACGCGTTACTGTCGTTCCCCAATGCTAATACAGCTATACAACAACAACTTAACCAATCGGTAAATACCATTTTTGTTAATCGCTATGCGGGTGTTAATCCTCAAACCGGCGTTTACCAGTTTTATGACCGCAACGGCGCTATTGTGGCCGCACCGGCAGCCAATGGAAGCGACCAGGTTAAATTATTGAATACCAATCCTGATTACTTCGGCTCGGTTACCAATACCTTTACATACAAAGACTTTTCGCTTAACTTCCTGTTTCGTGGCATAAAACAACTGGGGCAAAGTCCGTTCGGGCAAATTGTACAGGCTACCTACCCCGGCTTTGCTAACTACAATGTACCGGTGCAGTTGTTAGACCGCTGGCGCAAACCCGGCGATGTAGCAACCTACGAACGTGCCACGAGCTCATTTAGTGCTGCCTTGTTAGCTAAACTGAGCGTTAACAGAAACCTGGACGCGTTTTACAGCGATGCCTCGTACATCCGGCTGCAAAACGCCTCGCTGGGTTACCAGTTCCCGGTTGAATTGACCACTAAGATGCATTTAAGATCACTTAAAGTTTACATGCTGGGCGAAAACCTTGCTACCATCAGCAAGTATAAATTTTCGGATCCGGAGATCCAGAACTACCAGCGGCTATCACCTTTAAGAACGATAACTTTCGGAATCCAGGCATCACTTTAATATCAACAAACATGAAATTTTTAAACATAAAATCAATTCATATATGTGCTGCCGTACTTATGCTGGTTTTAGCAGGCGGTTGCAAAAAGGCTATCGAAATAGGCCCTTCATTGGTTACTGCCAACGCAGGTAATGCCTTTTCATCAAACAGTGCGGCGCAATCTGTTGTGGCAGGTATTTATTCACGCATGTCGCAAGGCTCCTTCTTTCAGGGACAGTACGGTATCAGTATCAATATGGGTCTTGCTGCCGATGAGCTAACCAATATTAATAGTGGCGCTTCAAGTTTCGGCCCATTTTATACCAACAACTATTCACCGGCACTTGCACCATCATTTTGGGCCGAATTTTACAAACTGCTATATTTTTGCAATACAGCTATTGATGGTATAAGCAACTCGCCATCCGTTACCGGCAATGTGAAAAATCAATTACTTGGCGAAGTAAAGTTTTTAAGAGGCTTCATCTTCTTTTACGCTTTAAACCTGTATGGTACCCCGCCGCTAACTTTATCTACCGATTATACCATCAATAACACCATAGGTAACAGCACACCGGATGCTTTATACAAGCAAATTATCAACGATTTAAAAGCTGCCCAGGCCGCTTTGGCAGATAATATTTATGTTGATGCCAATGGAGCTACAGTAACCGATAGGGTGCGCCCCAACAAACAAACCGCAAGCGCCATGTTGGCAAGGGTTTACCTTTACATGCGCGACTGGAAAAACGCTGAAGATGAGGCAACTTCTGTTTTAGGTAGTGCTACCTATACCCTACTTCCGCAGCAAAACATCAGCCAGGTGTTTTTGAAGGGTAGTCGTGAAACTATCTGGGCTTTGCAGCCAACATCGCTTGTGTATCTCAACACCATAGATGCTTACTATCTTATTGTAAATACCAATTACCGGGCTTCTCTTCAATTCCCGATAAGCCCGCAGCTGCAAAACGCTTTTGAACCTAACGATGCCCGTTTTACCAACTGGGTAAGTACATTTACAACACCTGCAACTCCGGCTGTTACCTATTACTATGCCAATAAATACAAAGTATCGTCGGTTAGCTCAACAATAGCTGTAACTGAATACCCTATTGTAATGCGCTTAGCCGAACAATTTTTGATCCGCGCCGAGGCCAGGGCGCAGCAAAATAACCTAACCGGTGCAGCAACCGACCTGAATACCATTCGTACCCGCGCCGGGCTTGGTGCAACAACAGCATCCGGACAAGCCGATATGATCACGGCTATTATGCACGAACGACAAGTGGAGCTATTTACCGAATGGGGCCACCGCTGGTTTGATTTGAAACGTAACAATCTATTAAACGATGTAATGACTACCGTTGCGCCAACCAAAGGCACTACATGGGCCAGCTTTAAGCAGCTCATGCCCATCCCACCGGCTGATATACAGGCCGATCCAAACATTGTGCAAAACCCGGGTTATAACTAAAAATCATTCGTTTTCGGCTTAGCAATATCTTAAAATCAAGCAATAAAACTGCAGGATAATTACCCTTAAAACAGGTTTATTATCCTGCTTCATAGCCACCGCTTTGCCCAATTTTTTACTACCAGGAAACAGACAAACTAATCAAACTAATGCATAATTACCAAAAACAAGCCGGCCGGGCGCTGATGCTCGCTGCCGCGCTTACGCTGGCTTTTGGCACTGCCGATGCCCAGAAAAAATCAAAAAACGCTACGGCTGCGGTTGATACGGCCAAAGCTAAATCATTAGCGCTACTGGCGGCCGCCAAACCGGCCACTACACTTAAGCCCTACAAAGAAGTTGTACCGGCTACGGCTAAAACCTTGAAAAGCTTTTTTTCGCTGCACCTTGTTGCCGATAGGTATTTGTTCGAGATTCCGGATTCACTGTTAAAAAAGGATATCCTCGTGGTATCGCGTATTGATAAAGCGCCAACAGGTTTCAGGCTGCCGGGCGGCTATATGAGTTATGCCGGCGACGAAGCGGCTCAATCAGTCATCGAGTTTGAAAAAGTGCCCGGCGACAAAATTGTAATGCGTTCGGTTGCCTTCCGCGAATTCTCGAACGATACCACCGAAAACGGTTTGGCCCGCACGTTAATCAACAGCAATTACCAAACTATACAAGGTGCATTCCCCATTAAAGCATTGAATAAGGAAGGTAAAAGCAGCGTGATTGACATGACCGATTTTATCAACTCGGACAATAGCATTTTTGCTATCGGCGAACCTTTTGTACGCAACTTTTTAGGCTTCATGGCTACCGACAGAAGTTTCATTGATGACGCTAAAGCTTTTCCTACCAATGTGGAGATCCGGTCGGTAAAAACATATAACCAAAAACCGGGACCTAACGGTACCCCGCCGCCTTTTAGTTTTGAGTTTAACAGTTCGATTGTGTTGCTGCCTGCTGTACCCATGAAAGCCCGTTTGGCCGACCCAAGGATAGGTTTCTTCTCCAACTCCTATATCGATTTTGATGCTAACCCACATGGCGTGGCAAGTACCAGCTATATATGGCGCTGGCGTATGGAGCCAAAGGCCGAAGATATGGATAAGTATAAACGCGGCGAATTGGTTGAGCCTCAAAAGCCCATTGTTATTTATGTTGATCCGGCCACGCCAAAAAAATGGATTCCTTACCTTAAACAGGGCATTAACGATTGGCAGGCCGCTTTTGAAAAAGCAGGTTTTAAAAACGCCATCGTAGCTAAAGATGCCCCGCTTAACGATTCGACCTGGAGCATTGATGATGCCCGCCACTCGGTATTGGTTTACAAACCATCTGCTATACCTAATGCTATGGGTCCGAGCATTAAAGACCCACGCACGGGCGAGATTCTGGAAACACACATCAACTGGTATCACAGCGTAATGACTTTGGTACAAAACTGGTACACTGTACAGGCCGGCGCTATTGATCCGCGGGCACGCAAGCCGCAATTAGATGATGAACTGATGGGCCAGCTGATCCGCTTTGTATCATCGCACGAAATTGGGCATACTTTGGGTTTGATGCATAACTTCGGTTCGTCATCAACCGTACCTGTTGCCAACCTGCGTAACAAAGCATGGGTTGAGGAGCATGGGCATACCCCATCCATTATGGATTACGCCCGTTTTAACTATGTAGCCCAACCCGAGGATAACATTTCAGAAAAAGGCATTTTCCCGCGCATTGGCGATTATGATAAATGGGCCATTGAATGGGGCTATAAATTGATTCCGGATGCCAAAACCACCAACGACGAAAAACCTATCCTCAATAAATGGATGATAGACAAGCTGGCATCGGGTAAGCAATATTTTTACGGCAGTCAGGTTGACGCCTACAGCAATGACATTTACAAAGGAGGTAACCTGGACCCCCGCGACCAAAGCGAAGATCTTGGCGATGATGCCATGCTGGCCAGCACCTACGGCATCAAAAACCTGAAACGTGTAGTACCCAACTTAACCGCCTGGCTAAAAGAGCCTAATGAAAACTACGATAAAATAGCTGATATGTACACCGAAGTGGTTACCGAATAC
The sequence above is a segment of the Mucilaginibacter celer genome. Coding sequences within it:
- a CDS encoding RagB/SusD family nutrient uptake outer membrane protein, whose protein sequence is MKFLNIKSIHICAAVLMLVLAGGCKKAIEIGPSLVTANAGNAFSSNSAAQSVVAGIYSRMSQGSFFQGQYGISINMGLAADELTNINSGASSFGPFYTNNYSPALAPSFWAEFYKLLYFCNTAIDGISNSPSVTGNVKNQLLGEVKFLRGFIFFYALNLYGTPPLTLSTDYTINNTIGNSTPDALYKQIINDLKAAQAALADNIYVDANGATVTDRVRPNKQTASAMLARVYLYMRDWKNAEDEATSVLGSATYTLLPQQNISQVFLKGSRETIWALQPTSLVYLNTIDAYYLIVNTNYRASLQFPISPQLQNAFEPNDARFTNWVSTFTTPATPAVTYYYANKYKVSSVSSTIAVTEYPIVMRLAEQFLIRAEARAQQNNLTGAATDLNTIRTRAGLGATTASGQADMITAIMHERQVELFTEWGHRWFDLKRNNLLNDVMTTVAPTKGTTWASFKQLMPIPPADIQADPNIVQNPGYN
- a CDS encoding zinc-dependent metalloprotease, with the protein product MHNYQKQAGRALMLAAALTLAFGTADAQKKSKNATAAVDTAKAKSLALLAAAKPATTLKPYKEVVPATAKTLKSFFSLHLVADRYLFEIPDSLLKKDILVVSRIDKAPTGFRLPGGYMSYAGDEAAQSVIEFEKVPGDKIVMRSVAFREFSNDTTENGLARTLINSNYQTIQGAFPIKALNKEGKSSVIDMTDFINSDNSIFAIGEPFVRNFLGFMATDRSFIDDAKAFPTNVEIRSVKTYNQKPGPNGTPPPFSFEFNSSIVLLPAVPMKARLADPRIGFFSNSYIDFDANPHGVASTSYIWRWRMEPKAEDMDKYKRGELVEPQKPIVIYVDPATPKKWIPYLKQGINDWQAAFEKAGFKNAIVAKDAPLNDSTWSIDDARHSVLVYKPSAIPNAMGPSIKDPRTGEILETHINWYHSVMTLVQNWYTVQAGAIDPRARKPQLDDELMGQLIRFVSSHEIGHTLGLMHNFGSSSTVPVANLRNKAWVEEHGHTPSIMDYARFNYVAQPEDNISEKGIFPRIGDYDKWAIEWGYKLIPDAKTTNDEKPILNKWMIDKLASGKQYFYGSQVDAYSNDIYKGGNLDPRDQSEDLGDDAMLASTYGIKNLKRVVPNLTAWLKEPNENYDKIADMYTEVVTEYGRFMGHVLKNIGGVYTTPKTTEQAGPVFEVVEKAKQKRAMAFLQEQLFTTPYWLIDGKLYDRSTTDYNLVTRVQKGVVLQLISPQRITNMISEEHLYGDKAYSVTEMLGDLKKGIFSELTTHTTISIYRRDLQKIYVEALITNIVKQSTGIDNDALSILKAHAKTLSAQMKAASAGANATTKAHLTDLCERINNALKPKDNA